TAGCAAGACATATGAAAGAATcataatcataatcatcaaACCTTGTCCACAACCATTTAGGGTGGGCATGACATATGGAAAgcaccagaatttttttttttaaaaaaaaaactttcttcactttggtccaaaaaaatcttttttggaATGCGCTTCAAGATTAATCTTGAAATATGTGGATCAACTTGCCATTTTCAATGACTAGCATCAATCTTCAgtgcaaacaaagaaaaagttgGATTTCAATAAGCAGATGTTAATGCATCATTGCTTGTCTTACGACACTGCTTAGTATCTTGCTAAATGAGGTCAAAACACCACTAGAACAATGGTACAAGGTTAAAGTAATTGTTGTATATTTCCTACTTAAATAACAATACTTGAGTAGAAATGAGTGATACAAGGACAAAAGCAAGATATGTCGTACTGGCCCGAATCGGACGGTACGGAGTATACCGTACCATACAGGTTCGGTACCAGTATCCGGTATAagtggcgtaccgacactcggtatgtcAAAAAATTttcgtaccataccataccgacactgtgctagtgtggcaccagtacggGGTCCGACACTGAGATGGCGAACCTTGGACAAAAAACTAAGATGCCCAATCAATCCCCAATGATATCAAAAGTTGGTGGAAGTTAAAATTGCATATGAGGGTTGGtgatttaggccctgtttgggagagctgttagtagtagaacttttgaaagtagagctgtctgaagcagagcatttataaaaagttgtttgctgtttggtaactacatttctaaagtgctatggcactttaacatgtatttggtaaacaaattgagaaagtacttttgtgtgacaaaatgaccataaaggacattaccagtattatacaacaaagcataataaaatataatacgtattaatacataaatatatgatataatataatattaatgtaatgtaatataatattattataatatagtaccataacattatatattatagaataataatttaatataatattaaattatttaacataacatatcaatgtattatgatataatgtaatataatattatatttatagtataatacaataataaatattatttgcgttgagaggaagaagaagatagagagggagagggagagggagaggatgggtgagagagaaagaggtgggatgagggttttgggaaaaaaagtgagatttaaatgggggtattttggtccaaaaaacagctttctgacaaaactgaaaacagcattttcggaaagctccaaattggagcttctccccaaaagctgttttcagcttcccgcaaaagctgaaacagctttccgaaaaatttaccaaacaccattttttatctaaaagtacttttagagggccagaaagtactttttggccctccaaaagcccCCCCAAACAGAGCCTTAAACTATTCAACCAGCTGGTAATCAACATCCATCACTTTGCTTTTCTATACACAATGAAGCAAAAAACCTCCATTAACCTATTTGCTAGGGTCCTTAGCTCTAAGGCCAACCCAAGCATGAAGTTACAGTCCAGATTTTATTCCAACTACATGCCTAAATGGCACTTGTCACCATTACCTAGAGCATGGCTCAGCCTTCCTAGTGCTATGTGTTACAACGAGGTCAATAATTTATATTGAGAACGCTTGTTGCCCTTGCAAGCTCCATGAAAATATTCATTTAGTCAAAAAATAAGGAACTCACCATGTTACAAAGGCTAGTTTCCCTAAAATACTAGACAGGATTTAGGATGAAGCAATTTGGTAGGCATTAAACCACTCGTGTATTCTCCACACTTTTCGTTCACATGTAAACATCTGATGTCTTAGCAATCATTGGGATTTAATAGTTTCCTTCTGTTGCGGGGTTTCGCCCCGGCAACAGCCCCCACCGCTCGGACAGAAAAAGCGACTacgtccctcccgaggtattgtccgctctggggggTTCGTGGATCGTAGCCTGCGGAGGTCCGCGTAGGTACTGCCCCTTTTTTAACAGGAGCCACCAGCCCCGCCTCATGGTTTTGTCCCAAAAGGGCCCTCAAGAGGAAAGGTTTtggcctcctcattataaggcacagacctttccactATCcggcgatgtgggactaagttcggGAACCAcacccacaacacagccccctcagtgggaaggtctgtgcgcaggcggggccctccttctagcaccATCTGTTGCGGGGTTTCGCCCCAGCAACAGCCCCCACCGCCCGGACAGAGAAAGCAACTACGTCCCtctcgaggtattgtccgctctgaggGGTTCGTGGATCGTAGCCTGCGggggtccgcgtaggtactGCCCCTTTTTTGACAGGAGCCACCAGCCCCCCCTCATGGTTTTGTCCCAAAAGGGCCCTTGAGAGGAAAGATTTtggcctcctcattataaggcacagacctttccactATCcggcgatgtgggactaagctCGGGAACCAcacccacaacacagcccccccagtgGAAGGTCTGTGCGCAGgcggggccctccttctagcgccatctgttgcaGGGTTTCGCCCCGGCAACAGCCTCCACTGTCCAGACAGAGAAAGCAACTGcatccctcccgaggtattgtccgctctggagGGTTCGTGGATCGTAGCCTGCGggggtccgcgtaggtactGCCTCTTTTTTGACAGGAGCCACCAGCCctcccctcacggttttgtcccaaaagggccctcgagaggaaaggttttggcctcctcattataaggcacagacctttccactATCcggcgatgtgggactaagttcggGAACCACACTCATAACACCTTTTAGTATCTCAAATAAATGGCGCATATTGTTCTCTTGAGTGCTCCACATATTTGCATTTCATAAGATCCTCCTGTTTTCAAACTTATAAGATAAGAACACTTTGTCCCCGTACATATTAACAAGCATAGCGACCACTGGCGAGAACCAGCTTTTCACCATGTAACCAGCTGAATTGCACCCTATGAGTAGTGATAGGTCAAGATCACCTCTGACTACCATAATGCATTGGAAGGAAGTCCATACTAGGCAAACCGTATGTGGTTGCTTTTGAAGTCCACATCTTCATCCAAATTTAATATCTGAGTATTGATAAACCAATTAATACTCCAATTAGTCACatataataattttatgaaGTGACATAATATCCAACTGTCACTATCATAAGCAACTGAATACCAAATACATACAGTGAGATAGAACACATTGAGGCGACTGTTGCCACATGCCACCCTCTCATTTTCTAAATGAATCTTCAAGACTGATAGAACCCTCTAAATACAATTAGGTCAAGGGACGTTGAACCTACAACTAGCATAAGCTATCGAGATCTATTTGTTTACAGTAGAGATAAATTAATGCACTCTGACTCCACTCTGACTCCTTGACCATTAGTACTTTGCTTGTAGAGAGCCATAAAAATCTGTCACTAACAATTCCTTACATTATCTGCCACTACATAGGAACACTGAAATCACTTAAATTCCTTTACTTAAAACTTGGAAGTTACCAACTCATATCTCAGCACGATACTTTTCAGGAACTAAGAAAACGACAATAAGAAACAAGCATTATCCCATTAGTTGGTGGCTGGGCTCATGCAAGTCAGGGCCTTATgtaaagaatgagatcaagtaGGAAAATCCATCGAGTTGGGCATTATATCATCTAATTTTTGACaaaagatattttattttaatattaagtaTATACTTCTGTTTTATGCTTTTGCAAATGCTAGTTAGTTATATATGGATTCTTAAACAAGCACTTAATAAGTTGCAATGGTAGAGCAATTGTAATTTATACTCTGAATGAAGGTAAGACAAGTCCCATTTTCAGCATCCTTTATTGTCACTCCTTTACTGTTAAGGGTCATATTCTCCAAGAATTTGGCTTCATCAAGCCTGCAAATAGAAAATTTCTGCTTTACCTGACTTTTTCAAATCAAGCTCCATTTTTCATACAGCATCATCAGCCTTCGTTGCCTATGATCATATTAACTCGAACAGTCCACCATTATGTATAATCCAATTTATGTTTCTGTAAATCTACCTTTACTATTACCACAAATCTAATATCATCGGTTCTACTGCACTCATGCCCACTACCGTATCAGTCAAATATTTGATCCACAAAACATTACTCCCATAATTGATGTCTCATAATTTTCCATCAAGTTTCCTAGGATTTGACAATTCAGACAACATTCTAGAAGTATATTTACCAAAAAGTAGTTTCTTCTAACTACATTAAGAACTTTTATTTCTCCtctctattaaaaaaaatttgttgtCGATTTCAAGTTTTAAGTCTCAAGAGATCTAAACACACAACCTGAGTCCCAAACAAGGTAATTCTATGATTTAATTCAACTTACTACTGGGAAACTGTTTACTGTTTAATCTAGATTTTGATCAAGAAACTGGTAGATCTAACTTTTAATTGGATATAGGCATCAAAGAATATGTTTCAAGGTCACTAAAATAGCTAACTATTATTTGCTTGTCCGTAACATAAAGGGACAGCATATAACCTAGACTAATTTTTAGTATCGTTTCTTACTTTAGCGACTCAAATGTCGACTGAAAGACATAAATCTGTGTTATATTCTTGAAATTTACTCAGTTACAGATTCTAGGGAGAAAAAATGTGTAGCACTGGGACTGGTAGGCCTCAACCAACTATTATTGATGCCACATTTTCACAGCTTAGTGTATCTGCTCTGGTAAGAAGTATAATCTACATATCTCATCTGAGATGCTAAGAAATTCAGTGTTCTTGTACTTCTGTGTATGTTTAATATAATTGCTGGGCTATTTTGGAAATCAGTTTTATGACAAGACAACAGAggaaaaaaggaggaggagagaggggggggggtgtggaTGGCAATGCACAACAAGGAAGATCGATAGGAACATCGTAGTTCACAGATATTCAACCTGAGAGTACAACTTTAACACAGAATAATATCTGGCCTTGAAGTAGGGAAATCTTCAAATTATAAACATACAAAACAGAAAATGAAATGGTAAAAAAGTCAAGACAAGCAGAAACCAGattcattgaatactctgtaaGGTTCCATATAAATTCAAACATCACCAACAATCAAAGCTATGCATAACAGTTCTTGATAAGGATTATTTTTGgattcaatgaacattttggcATAGGTATAGTTCACATAAGCTCTACCTGGATTAGAATGTAATTTACTCACTATAGATTAAATGATGTCAGCATCATTGATAATAAACCTTAAGCACCACCAAACTCTGTCATATTACTTTCGGTCCAACCCATTGTAAACTCTCCTTTCAAATCAGTATCTATTCCTAGAATACAGCAGAAAAGTTTACAAAATGGCACCAATAAAGTGTTTGATTGACATAACTATCATTTGATGGAAGTTTATATAATTGATCTCAACCTAGACAAGTAAAGGATAACTGAGATAAAAAATCTTGGGTGAAGTGAAACAAAGTTAAATGTCCAAATGTGTATTTTCTTAGTAGTGAAAGCAGCTAAAATCAGAGTAACTGTCCAGGTAGGAGTCCACTATCATCATTCAAATAAAAAGAGCACAAGCCAAATGCATtgatgaataaatttgtaagctCATAGTTTTTGGCTACATTTTCATTTCGACAAGGAGGTTGTTATACAGTAAACATTCAGACAACATTCATAAATACTAGTTTTAACAGAATTTTCAAGTCATGTAATTCAGAACAATGGGCAACAACAAGGAAATAGAAACTAACACTGTTCAATTTTACAATCTTTAACTTTACAAATCAAAAGCCTAAGAATCAAAGGGTACCCAAGTCCGTGTAGACCAATCAAACAAACCCTGATTATGCATTTCCCTAACTTCCATTCGCTTCAAAGACATATGATACAATCACCATCCTATGCTGGCTCAAGAATTCTACCACCACATTTTTCTTTAACTACCCAGAACAATAAAGCAACAAGTTTTGATCAAAATCCTAGTTCTGATAACATCCCCAGTTATGATAGCCAACATTCAATTAGAGATACTATTCTACTTTGGAGCTCCAACACCTAATTCCACTCAATTTTGAGGCAATATTAATTATAACTACTACCGATGATAATACCGATGACAACAATgagaacaacaacaacaacaacaataacaacatGAGCAGAGAATGTTTTGACGACCACGACAGAGATGACAATAACAATGTAAGGATGGAAAAAGAAACCCCAACCTAATGCCAGAACCGTTCTCCTTTCTATTCTTTATATTTACCCCAAACCTCAACCTTTCTCATAGCATTAGCGAAGATTACCTGGGAGGAAGGCTCAATCATCACCTGTGGGAAAAAGAGTGAGCTCCCTCCTTCCACCTCCCCTCTCCCCCGACTCCAATTCCTCCCCATACGAAGCAGCCGCCGGGTGGAaacccatccccatccccattCCCATCTGATGCATCCCCATCGGCCGTGCCGAGGCCTGCGACAGGAACCGATGATCGAACCCACCACCACCCCCACGGACGCCCCCGCTCGCCGCCGGCCCAAAATGCCCCATCTGCCTCTGATAGTAGTACTGCTGCCCGATCTGGTGCTGTTGGTGCGGGTGGTGGAGGGGGTTCACAGGGACGAGCGGCACGAAGGGCGGCTCCGGCCCTCGGGGGCTGAGGAAGTGGTGGGGGACGGGGCCGCTGGCGAAGAGCTGGTGGTCGGCCGCCGAGATGTGGCCGCCTCCGGCGAGGGCGGCGCCGCCGTGGCcatcggcggaggaggaggtctGCTGCATGCGCTTGAGGTAGAGGCGGTACTTCTGGAGGTGGCTGGCGACGTTCTCCCGGGTGAGGCCCTCGACGCCCATCAGCTGCATGATGGTCTTGGGGACGGCGTTCTTGATCCCCAGGTGGGCCACCGCATCCACGAACCGTTTGTGGAGCTGCGGCGTCCACACCAGCCTTGGCCGCTTCAGCGTCCGCGCCGCCGCCCCCTCGTCTCCGACCAGGGCGGCTCCGCCTCCGGATTCGTGGTCGGGGAGGGCGGCTGCGGCTGCGGCTGCGGCGGCTGCGGCAGGGGCGGGTCGGTGATGGGAGGGGAGGTCGAAGGCGAGGGCGAGGTCGGGGGTGATGAGGGTTTGCGAGAGGGGCATCAGCTCTTCGGGCTTCGGCAGCTGATCCTCCCAGCTGGCGAACCAGTTGTTACTGCTGTTGGTAGTATTGATGTTTGACGACTCCTCCTCCGATTCTTCTCTCATCCCTCCTCCTATTACTCTTGATCTCTCTAccatttctttctctctttctccttcttttcttaTACTTTTCTATGGGGAGGGAAAAGAAGAGATCAGATGTGGGAAGAGAGAGGCTGATGGAATTGGAGAGGGGAGTGAATGGgtgggaagatggtggtgaggaagAGACTTCGAGGTGGATctccttcttttgttttctatttcagttgtttttgtttgtttgttttggtTCGTTATCTCTCGCGATTTATTAAGTGAGGTTTATTTTGGTTATTTGGGATTTGCAATTATTACAGTGACGTTATGGCCATGTTCTTCTCTCGCCTGGAGTTGGTTCGATTTGGACCTCGGTGGCTGGGGCGGTGGGGGCTCGGAAGGGGTGATGTGGACTTGGAGGGATTCGCCGTTATATATGGGACGGTGGTACGTTTATGAGCCC
The Phoenix dactylifera cultivar Barhee BC4 chromosome 3, palm_55x_up_171113_PBpolish2nd_filt_p, whole genome shotgun sequence DNA segment above includes these coding regions:
- the LOC103706270 gene encoding transcription factor MYBC1-like — encoded protein: MVERSRVIGGGMREESEEESSNINTTNSSNNWFASWEDQLPKPEELMPLSQTLITPDLALAFDLPSHHRPAPAAAAAAAAAAALPDHESGGGAALVGDEGAAARTLKRPRLVWTPQLHKRFVDAVAHLGIKNAVPKTIMQLMGVEGLTRENVASHLQKYRLYLKRMQQTSSSADGHGGAALAGGGHISAADHQLFASGPVPHHFLSPRGPEPPFVPLVPVNPLHHPHQQHQIGQQYYYQRQMGHFGPAASGGVRGGGGGFDHRFLSQASARPMGMHQMGMGMGMGFHPAAASYGEELESGERGGGRRELTLFPTGDD